The Megalobrama amblycephala isolate DHTTF-2021 linkage group LG16, ASM1881202v1, whole genome shotgun sequence genome includes the window tgtcttttttttttaatcaggatTCTGTGATTAATGTAtcattaaaaagaacagcatttatttgaaattttttgtaacattaatttatattatcgtcagttttgatcaaatttaatgcatccttgctaaatgtgatttattcctatgatggaaaagctgcattttcagcagctattagtcttcagtgtcacatgatccttcagaaaaaaacattttttgaaaaccattttttttaattgtcttttttttttaatcaggatTCTGTGATTAATGTAtcattaaaaagaacagcatttatttgaaattttttgtaacattaatttatattatcgtcagttttgatcaaatttaatgcatccttgctaaatgaaagtatttatttctCAATCTTACTGAACCCAAACATTGAACGGTAAGTGTACCGAAACGACTCCATTGCAATGCCCTGCCAACCATCCTAGCATCCTGATGACAAATTTTGCCTGTTGTCTTCACGttgtcttcagaaaatgtaaaaatctagtcATGTTGATTTTTCCATGGAACAGTTGACTGTTGTGATGATTATAATATGAATCTATAATATAGCAGCTGTTGAATGCATCATCTGACGGCTGCTTGGCAGCACAGTGCTGTCTATGTAATGAGCTCATTATTCAGAGTGCTCCAGCACAGACATCACAGCGGTCCAGGGCTTTCTCATCCTCTCTCTCCTCAAAAGGCCATAATCACAGCTATCCTTTAATTAGCCTCCCTTACTTCACATCAGAGTTAATTTGagaaaaaaggggggggggtcAAGATCATTTTTATAGCTGATGCAGCCATAATCAGACATGGCCTTTTTGAAACATTAAATAACCGAGCTAACATTGACAGCACGTCGTAATTCAAGTCAGTATGTTGGTCTGTTAGAAAGCTTAAAACGGCCGCGGCATGGCTGGCCCTGTGCCTGTTTCAGTTGCAGTGTGCAGCGCTTGTGCTGCACCGTACCTCTGCTTCATTCATCCAGCCCAGCAGACAGAAATAGACCCGCTGTTTACAGAGAGCCCGCAAAGCGCTTTGACGAAGCTCCACGTAGCAAGGTCACGCTTCTCATCAGCATCTGAATGAACCCACCCTACTGGAGAGCCAGTCACAGGCTTTTTTATTCCTTCAGTTCGACAGCTTTTTGACTCGGAGTGGACCTTTGCGAGACAGATATCTCAGTATGAAAACTGgttttgttttatgtgtttGCTCAGTGTACACAAGCATGATTAGGCATCATGGGTTATGGTAGTAAATACTGAAGATCTGAAGATAATAATGATATGTAATCTGATAGGGGATATTTGTTAGTCCCTATGTGGATTGGTTCACCCATATTTGTTCTGCAACTATTTGTTTGACGCAAGTGTCAGGGGGTGTTTCAGGTGATGcacaaagcattttgaaaatgtgtgaaTGCAGGCCACTCTGAGGTGTCAGAGACTACTTTTCCGAAGAAACTGCGATAGTACATAAGCTGCTACGTAACCTGTTCACAAACAAACAAGGTGGATCATGGTCTTTTAGTCTTACTGTTTAAGAATTCAGCAAATTTTAAATCCATCGTAGTCATTATGATATTTGTAGATAATTTTATTTCCAAACAATCAGTAAAAATAAAGTGGCTGGAGTAGCCCTGCAGCACAACCGAAACAGAAATGGGGTTTCACTCAATTAAATGCATACTGCATCACACACTTCAAGTGTAGACAGGCAGCCTGCCTGTGTCCCAAACTTTCAATTAGAGCTCTATGATTTTTAGTCAAGCTGTTAAAATGGCTTTCAAAGAGAAAATGAACACGGGTACCATTTTTATAGACCGGGAAGTGAGCTTTTGCTCTGACATCTTTAGACAGAAATTTGCATACGTAAGCCACGGGCAAGTTGTTGATCGGTTTCATCGCACTCACAGTATaaccactttttaaaaaaaggaacAAGGCAAATTCTAAGAAGTGTTTGACTGTCAGAGGAAGTGCCAGTTTTGCCTAAGGATGTTCCATAAACACATGAATGTAGTCCTTTAAAATGTGCTTCTGATGAATAATAGTCTCACTGAACTAAAATATTGTCACCTGCTCACTTGATGGACTATATATTGACCATTTGTCTCTATTGATAAACTGACTGTGACTGTGATTGGAACAGTCTTGTGGTTTTGGATGAGCTTATGCAAAGGAAGGAAAACTGATGTGTGTTTTAATTTTGTCAGTATATGTCATTACACATGTTTATCTCCGTTTTGAGGTGTGGCTTCACATCGACATGTTGGTATTGAATGCAATGCCTGCTTTACTAATTGGAATGACATTAAAGTGATGTTTATATACAGGGATCAGAGTTAATTTGGTTTGCTGTTGTCACTGGCGTACATAGTGATTCACCACTCCATCCCCAAaatgctctttctctctctgactCAGACTTCTCTTCATCTCTTAAATGGATATTAGAGGTCATCTCGAAAGAGACTAAAGAGTGCATTTGCTGTCAGATGTTATTTGTATACATGCCACTAAATTCACAGTGTGAAATggtttttgggaaaaaaaaaatgtatttactttatttgcatttttttatgtaGCCATGGTCGTCACTGCTAAGAAACTGGAACAGCCTGGCTGTGACTCATCCAGGGTACATGGCCTTTCTTACCTATGATGAAGTTAAAGCTCGTCTGCAAAAATTCATCCACAAGCCCGGCAGGTAATGCACACACAACGCACCCCTCATCCATGCACACGTCTCTGTTACGGGGGtagttcacacaaaataaaaatcaatctaGCCATTTAGATAATGACTCCttttgtttcaaacctgtattacatttttttcttctttttttaattttaaaatttccaATAAACAttcttttaacattattttatcttatttattattttatttcaactttttattattattattttttgcccACACTATCACCATCAACAAGAACAAAGTTCTATTCATGTTACAGGGAAGGAAGGGGAAAAAGGTCACATTGATTTCGAGCATCCTTTAAATAGgaagttaaaagaatttaagAGCGGTCCTGTGTGTATCCTTTGTTTTGCCAGCCATGCtagcatttttgatcatattcatacaacaaaatattctagggccatgaaagttttgtgaattGGTCAGGGACGTGACGTGaattgtccaaaggccttaataataataaaaaaacaacaatatgacatccaaagtatgtaaggtagtacaactagatctcttttaataaatccaaaatgttttaattatattttgctacatataaagattttgaagtgtcaaaaggtcattcggtttaaccgtccaaaggccagtacagccatttcatttgattaaaatgtcttaaaatgtaatttatttatttattcattcattcattcaggcatgattttataacatcatatatcaacatagtgcaaaatggtattaaaattgtGTAGAAGCCGTTGCTTTgctatgagaaagaatgtccggaaaaataaatttcatcgatgtcattcagagtaaccaatataaagggaccattttggatcaagtcatgcgatcaatatcatgtgacaggatgtgacatcgtTCAGagacctgcaaaggaccacatggtcctgaagcaaagtaactaactctctcttaactacttgaaaaaaatcttgttttcacttgctcttacgcatgtcccgaaacatcaggtcattcggtacaaccgctataaaacatggaaaatgttgtatattttaaaaacttgtattaaatataaaatgtttgattgtccttttgctagctagctagctagatatcagcctgttaacattgtttaaaaaatatcgttattcggtaaaaccgaaattttggttaaaactaatgacttttttggtgacaaaattTGTCCATCctgtaaaacatgacaaaatcaGTGTTAATTGACTATAAAAACCCCATAATATCAATagcacttaataaaacttaaaaattaattatatctccattgttgttgtttttttgttttgttttttacagttaaaaaccttattcgtcaataacttgaatatgtaaacagtcaatgtatcaaaaaaaaaaaaaagatcagagcctctgcttttaaacattCATTCTTTTTTTGATCAACACTTGGATGTGGGTATGTTTCATTAAgtaacatttcaaacaaaaaagaCTTTGTCCAGATAGGATTGAGAATGATCAAAATATAGATTGAGAAGATCGAGTCCATTAACATACccaaagtttttgtttttcagttcatttttatatatatatatatatatatatatatatatatatatatatatatatatatatatacacacatacacatacacatacacacacatatatatatatatatatatatatatatatatatatatatatatatgtgtgtgtgtgtctttgggCTCCAGCCATTGAACACTTAAATGaagtgtttttcatttaaacgTGTTCATGGCATCAGCAGTGTTCATAGCAGCATTATCTGCAACTCTTACACAAACAGTGACAGGAGTTACATGGGACAATGCACCGTTAGTCGCTTGATTTCCCCCTCTGAGTGGACCGGAGGACCGCATGGTACCTCCCATCAATAGATGTATTGTAAAAGTACCATGATGTCACAAGTGCTCTCATTGCAAAGAAAAGCAATCATATGACCACCCCTAATGCATTGAGACTGTTTCTCAGCGATGGCTTGATCTGACACTGTTAGATTGTCCTGTTTCTTTTATCTCATGTCGAAAGTGTCACGTTTTGCTCTTGGTTACAGCTATATCTTCAGACTGAGCTGTACGCGACTCGGCCAGTGGGCTATCGGTTACGTCACAGCTGATGGGAACATCTTGCAGACCATTCCTCATAACAAACCCCTCTTCCAGGCCCTCATCGATGGCTTTAGGGAAGGATTGTAAGTCAAAACAGAGGTTCAAATTAAGCACAGAGAACATCCATTCACACATTTAGATGCGTAATGAAGCATCATGTCACACTTTATTTCTCTCGGATCTTAAGTGTGTCTTACAGACTGTTTATCCCTGTTTAGCTACCTTTTCCCCGATGGCCGCACTCAGAACCCTGACCTCACAGGGCTGTGTGAGCCCTCGCCTCAAGACCATATCAAAGTCACACaggtctgtttttgttttaattatatcAGTCAGCCACCTAAATCTTGAATCATTTGGATAATACCTATCTTTCATCTCCTACAGGAGCAATATGAGCTCTACTGTGAGATGGGCTCTACCTTCCAGCTGTGTAAGATATGTGCTGAGAATGACAAGGATGTGAAGATTGAGCCCTGCGGCCACCTCATGTGCACTTCCTGTCTTACAGCCTGGCAGGTAAACCTGAAGAGCCTTCAGCCATCATCTGTTTGGACACACATGCCATGTTTTCTTCACTCACGGGTTCTTTTCTCTTCATTTTAGGAATCAGAAGGTCAGGGTTGCCCGTTCTGCCGCTGTGAAATTAAGGGCACCGAGCCCATCGTTGTTGACCCCTTTGATCCCAAGGACCCCAATAGCGGAGGCTCCTACGGAGGCTGCAGGGGCACGTATGGAGCCGAGGGAGCCCCTTCGCCCAGCTACGACGATGACGATGATGATCGTTTGGAGGACTCACCTTTCATGATTAGCAAGCTGGTCGGTTCTAAAGTGAGAATAACTTTATCTCCTTATGATGTTATGGACCATTCAGCTTTGCTAAACCTGCAAAAAGATGTCATCTTCTACACCTTAACCTGTTTTTCAATGAACAGAATTGATTCAGCTGTCACCTGCCTcagtaaatattatttttttaatgtgtaaGGCTTCTGTTTTGAAGTTTAATATAGGAATTCCATCAAATCCAAACCAAATAACTTTTCCTGCAGGCTCTGAAATGTTGGCTTGAGTATTTAGCATCAGTAATCTGTATTGATGTATGCTGAATGGTTTGGCTTGTTTCAGGTGGAGAGGCCACCCTCACCGCTGTCAATCGCCCCTCAGGCAGTCGTTCCCCCAGTACCTCCTCGGCTGGATCTGCTTCCTCTCAGACCCACCAACCCTCCCGGGGCCTCTAGTCCAGGGGCCACATCCAAGGTAAATGCACTAGCATGGAATGTTTCGGcaagttttttttactctcGGTACTGCAGTTTGGAATGTATTAAGCATTTTTAGATGGAAATTTTAGAGTTAGGATTAGCAGAACACTGCTTGATGTTCTGGTGCTATTGCAGTTTTTGATGTCTAGTTTATCCATAATCCAGGCCCCATCCCATCACAAGGACAAGCCATTACCGCTGCCCCCGACTCTAAGGGACCTGCCGCCGCCTCCTCCCCCAGACCGACCTCCACCTACCGGCTCTGACAACCGGCTCCCGAGACGCCCTCTTCCCAGTACGCCCGGAGAACCTTCTCGGGACAAACTGCCTCCTGCCCCTCCTAACCGCAACATGCCGGACTGGAACTCCCGGCCCGTACCCAAAGCCCCATCACAGCCACCAGCAAGCGGAGACTCCCGTGGATCTCGAGAACTCTCTAACCGACACTCTCTGCCTCTCCAACTTCCTTCCACGCTCGACGCCAGAGCCGAAGGCCCTCGAAACAATGGTCCCCCCAGCCTCGACCACCAGCTGGTGAGGACACGCATGCCATATTTACACATTGACATAAGCTGAATCctgagagatatatatatatatattaatctaaCCTTCATGTGCTTCATATGCAGAGTTTTGTATCATCCAGTTCTGGGTCGGAGTACGACAGCCCAAAAGTAAAGCCATCTGCTTCGGCTAATGCCATCTATTCTTTGGCAATCAGGTAGGTGCCACAAAGCCAACATAAAAACTAGCGCTGCATcatatatattgaaataaaaccTAAATCATGATAAATGGTTAATGCGATTAGTCAATCGCTTGGTGCAATTTAGTTAATTAAATGCACTGCTggtcattttattttgtattaaaaattaGTAACAGTACACAGAAGTCACGGTTCAGTACATACCTCGGTTTTGGGGTCACTGTTCGGTATGATTTTGGCACAGTAGGAAAAATGGTCATACTTAAGCTTGGAAAGACGCATTCAATGTGTGCGCACTACCTAGTGGACTTTTTTTCAAACGCTTAAATCATCTGCTCACATAGGGATGATCACTTCCATTTGGAACTTTCCCCGTGAGCCGTTGGGTACAAATACTcataccgttacacccctagacGAATACATGTACCATTAACACCCCTATTAAATActccattttattttacaatttataatTGCTGTCttatattgtttaatgttttttaatcacaatacaaaactttattttatagtcATATTGAATGGTCAAAAGcagttttttattaatattattattattctgttgACTTTATGGTTTTTGAGAGGTTTGAATTTGTTCTTGTTAAGAGTGAAGCCAAATGTGTAAACCAAAATTTAGGGTTTTTTTCCCCAATTGTTCAACATTAAAAGGAACTCAGAGAAAGTCGTCAAAGTAATTTTtcagcattttaaaaaattgtacattttcTCTGCACTCCCTAACAAAATCGTTCTAGAATTACTCATTCTTTCCAAACAGAAGCTTTTCAAGTCAACTGATAAAATTTCCTGTGTTTTTTCATATTGCAGAATAAATTGCAGACAATCCCCAAATATTGCAATGTCCATTTGTTCATGTTGCAATGATAAAAACACCCCCTAACTTCCTGCACTATAAACCTGTTAGTTAAGCAAGAGGTCACATGTATGTTGACTCTTTCTCCTGTCCTGACAGGCCTCTCCCAGCAGTTAAGGCTCAGACAGGGGAGGACGCCTCTGAGAACGATGAGGAGTCGGAGTACATGACTCCATCTTCTCGACCAGTGCTGCCCTCTGCTGCGGGGGAGGCTGTGCCCAGGCCACCTCTTCCACTTTCTCTCAGTCCCAGGTAAAGTTAATTCACCAGCCATGGAGGTGCAGAGACACATTTACAATCTCTGTCAGTGTACTAAACCTCACCATTTAACTCTCTCTAGAAGTGTACTCACTGAAATGGAGTCAGAAAGCCCACAGATGTATGAAGCCATGTACAATATCCAAGCCCAGGCCCTCACCACCTCTGGACCACAGCAGGCCAGAGACTCAGGTACTGTGATGTGTGAAGATCTTCATCTTCATACAGACAGTCTGCCAGTATATTCTGCAATGTGAAATACTGTGTGTCCTTGTTCAGATTACTCTGAATTGCCTCCTTTGACCTGCACTAATGGCCTGAGGGATCCTATTGGTGCATGtggtgaggaggaggaggagaacaGCTATGACTACCCCAAGCCCCATCTACCTGCCAATCTAGCCCGACGCACGCTTTCAGATATTAACCCCACATCCTCAGCCTTCAGCCGCCTTTCCATAGACAGTGAGCTTGGCGCAGCATCAAGtaagtgttatttttatttgcttatctgtgtttgtctgtgtgttcttgtatatatggtttttgaggacacaaatgtgtataatgacatgggtattacaccgtaaacatggtttatgaggacacttcctgtgtcctcaaaccaaatggcttaaaaaacatactaaacaatgtttttatgaaacttaAAAAGTACCAAAAAtgttctgtgatgggtagggttagtgtaggggcatagaatatacagtttgtacgatataaaaaccattacacctatgtagagtccccgtaaaccatatatacaagtgtgtgtgtttgtgtaatattttgaatatcAGGGTTCAATTAAATTTTCGTtaaattttagggttttttgtgtgtgttactcattttaattttttcatatGTAGGCATAATTTGTTTTTGTCTACAAAAACGTTTCATAAAACGTTTTTTTAGATCACGAGGAAAGTCATCAGTCAGTCAAGTATCCAATCTTTTgatttatattgtttaaaaaaaaaaaaaaagtttaaattatatttacagagTAAATATAGCACTGTATCATTTCCGTTTTCCACCTATATTTATTTTAGATCATATTTCAACCCCATGAGAGTGTCATGGTTTGCAATGTGATCATTATCTCAGACTTCAGTGTGTAAATATAGACCGAATTCTTATTCTAAATTGTCTTCAGCAGTCCTGGACCCCTCCGAAGCCCCCGAGCGGCCTCCTAAGCCTCTTCCTCGTCGCATCAACTCCGATCGCAGGCCCAGCCCGGTTCCCCCCGGAGCGAGTCCAGGGCCCAGCCAGCAGATCAGCAGCGAGATTGAGCACCTCTTGAGCCAGGGCTACTCCCATCAGGACATCCAAAAAGCCCTTATGATTGCACAGAACAATATTGAGATGGCCAAGAACATCCTGAGAGAGTTTGTGTCCATCCCTTCTACTGCACATATCTTAACATAACGAAACTTCTCTGAACGCCCAGTCTCGGCCCGGCCACACTCATCTCGCATTCATCTCGGACTCCAGAAGAGAGGAGCGCATACTTGCGTACTCTAGCTCTAGTGATGACGAGAGCCCTTTCTCCGTAACGCTTCTCGGAAGAGTGAGGGGTTCTTTGCGACCGCTTCTTCAGCCTGAAGGCAACACGTGTCCCCTGAGGCTTAACgaggacaaaaacaaaaaaagacaaaaacttgtatgtgtttatatatgatttaatatataaatcagAATATTGAGTATAGTTAATATATACACGTATGTTGGAGAGGGTCAGGGTTTGCTGCAGAGATCAGGGTGTGTGAAGTATTAGGCCTCGGAGTTCGGATAGCTAAAGGGAGTTC containing:
- the cbl gene encoding E3 ubiquitin-protein ligase CBL isoform X3 — encoded protein: MAGNLKKGGGLIGMMKDAFQPHHHLHHSHHQPGAVDKKTVEKCWKFMDKVVRLCQNPKLALKNSPPYILDLLPDTYQHLRTILSRYEGKMETLGDNEYFRVFMENLTKKTKQTISLFKDGKERMFEENSQPRRNLTKLSLIFSHMLAELKAIFPNGLFQGDNFRITKADAAEFWRRSFGDKTIVPWKVFRQALHEFHPISSGLEAMALKSTIDLTCNDYISVFEFDIFTRLFQPWSSLLRNWNSLAVTHPGYMAFLTYDEVKARLQKFIHKPGSYIFRLSCTRLGQWAIGYVTADGNILQTIPHNKPLFQALIDGFREGFYLFPDGRTQNPDLTGLCEPSPQDHIKVTQEQYELYCEMGSTFQLCKICAENDKDVKIEPCGHLMCTSCLTAWQESEGQGCPFCRCEIKGTEPIVVDPFDPKDPNSGGSYGGCRGTYGAEGAPSPSYDDDDDDRLEDSPFMISKLVGSKVERPPSPLSIAPQAVVPPVPPRLDLLPLRPTNPPGASSPGATSKAPSHHKDKPLPLPPTLRDLPPPPPPDRPPPTGSDNRLPRRPLPSTPGEPSRDKLPPAPPNRNMPDWNSRPVPKAPSQPPASGDSRGSRELSNRHSLPLQLPSTLDARAEGPRNNGPPSLDHQLSFVSSSSGSEYDSPKVKPSASANAIYSLAIRPLPAVKAQTGEDASENDEESEYMTPSSRPVLPSAAGEAVPRPPLPLSLSPSVLTEMESESPQMYEAMYNIQAQALTTSGPQQARDSDYSELPPLTCTNGLRDPIGACGEEEEENSYDYPKPHLPANLARRTLSDINPTSSAFSRLSIDSELGAASTVLDPSEAPERPPKPLPRRINSDRRPSPVPPGASPGPSQQISSEIEHLLSQGYSHQDIQKALMIAQNNIEMAKNILREFVSIPSTAHILT
- the cbl gene encoding E3 ubiquitin-protein ligase CBL isoform X1, producing the protein MAGNLKKGGGLIGMMKDAFQPHHHLHHSHHQPGAVDKKTVEKCWKFMDKVVRLCQNPKLALKNSPPYILDLLPDTYQHLRTILSRYEGKMETLGDNEYFRVFMENLTKKTKQTISLFKDGKERMFEENSQPRRNLTKLSLIFSHMLAELKAIFPNGLFQGDNFRITKADAAEFWRRSFGDKTIVPWKVFRQALHEFHPISSGLEAMALKSTIDLTCNDYISVFEFDIFTRLFQPWSSLLRNWNSLAVTHPGYMAFLTYDEVKARLQKFIHKPGSYIFRLSCTRLGQWAIGYVTADGNILQTIPHNKPLFQALIDGFREGFYLFPDGRTQNPDLTGLCEPSPQDHIKVTQEQYELYCEMGSTFQLCKICAENDKDVKIEPCGHLMCTSCLTAWQESEGQGCPFCRCEIKGTEPIVVDPFDPKDPNSGGSYGGCRGTYGAEGAPSPSYDDDDDDRLEDSPFMISKLVGSKVERPPSPLSIAPQAVVPPVPPRLDLLPLRPTNPPGASSPGATSKAPSHHKDKPLPLPPTLRDLPPPPPPDRPPPTGSDNRLPRRPLPSTPGEPSRDKLPPAPPNRNMPDWNSRPVPKAPSQPPASGDSRGSRELSNRHSLPLQLPSTLDARAEGPRNNGPPSLDHQLSFVSSSSGSEYDSPKVKPSASANAIYSLAIRPLPAVKAQTGEDASENDEESEYMTPSSRPVLPSAAGEAVPRPPLPLSLSPRSVLTEMESESPQMYEAMYNIQAQALTTSGPQQARDSDYSELPPLTCTNGLRDPIGACGEEEEENSYDYPKPHLPANLARRTLSDINPTSSAFSRLSIDSELGAASTVLDPSEAPERPPKPLPRRINSDRRPSPVPPGASPGPSQQISSEIEHLLSQGYSHQDIQKALMIAQNNIEMAKNILREFVSIPSTAHILT
- the cbl gene encoding E3 ubiquitin-protein ligase CBL isoform X2; this translates as MAGNLKKGGGLIGMMKDAFQPHHHLHHSHHQPGAVDKKTVEKCWKFMDKVVRLCQNPKLALKNSPPYILDLLPDTYQHLRTILSRYEGKMETLGDNEYFRVFMENLTKKTKQTISLFKDGKERMFEENSQPRRNLTKLSLIFSHMLAELKAIFPNGLFQGDNFRITKADAAEFWRRSFGDKTIVPWKVFRQALHEFHPISSGLEAMALKSTIDLTCNDYISVFEFDIFTRLFQPWSSLLRNWNSLAVTHPGYMAFLTYDEVKARLQKFIHKPGSYIFRLSCTRLGQWAIGYVTADGNILQTIPHNKPLFQALIDGFREGFYLFPDGRTQNPDLTGLCEPSPQDHIKVTQEQYELYCEMGSTFQLCKICAENDKDVKIEPCGHLMCTSCLTAWQESEGQGCPFCRCEIKGTEPIVVDPFDPKDPNSGGSYGGCRGTYGAEGAPSPSYDDDDDDRLEDSPFMISKLVGSKVERPPSPLSIAPQAVVPPVPPRLDLLPLRPTNPPGASSPGATSKAPSHHKDKPLPLPPTLRDLPPPPPPDRPPPTGSDNRLPRRPLPSTPGEPSRDKLPPAPPNRNMPDWNSRPVPKAPSQPPASGDSRGSRELSNRHSLPLQLPSTLDARAEGPRNNGPPSLDHQLSFVSSSSGSEYDSPKVKPSASANAIYSLAIRPLPAVKAQTGEDASENDEESEYMTPSSRPVLPSAAGEAVPRPPLPLSLSPRSVLTEMESESPQMYEAMYNIQAQALTTSGPQQARDSDYSELPPLTCTNGLRDPIGACGEEEEENSYDYPKPHLPANLARRTLSDINPTSSAFSRLSIDSELGAASILDPSEAPERPPKPLPRRINSDRRPSPVPPGASPGPSQQISSEIEHLLSQGYSHQDIQKALMIAQNNIEMAKNILREFVSIPSTAHILT
- the cbl gene encoding E3 ubiquitin-protein ligase CBL isoform X4, with the protein product METLGDNEYFRVFMENLTKKTKQTISLFKDGKERMFEENSQPRRNLTKLSLIFSHMLAELKAIFPNGLFQGDNFRITKADAAEFWRRSFGDKTIVPWKVFRQALHEFHPISSGLEAMALKSTIDLTCNDYISVFEFDIFTRLFQPWSSLLRNWNSLAVTHPGYMAFLTYDEVKARLQKFIHKPGSYIFRLSCTRLGQWAIGYVTADGNILQTIPHNKPLFQALIDGFREGFYLFPDGRTQNPDLTGLCEPSPQDHIKVTQEQYELYCEMGSTFQLCKICAENDKDVKIEPCGHLMCTSCLTAWQESEGQGCPFCRCEIKGTEPIVVDPFDPKDPNSGGSYGGCRGTYGAEGAPSPSYDDDDDDRLEDSPFMISKLVGSKVERPPSPLSIAPQAVVPPVPPRLDLLPLRPTNPPGASSPGATSKAPSHHKDKPLPLPPTLRDLPPPPPPDRPPPTGSDNRLPRRPLPSTPGEPSRDKLPPAPPNRNMPDWNSRPVPKAPSQPPASGDSRGSRELSNRHSLPLQLPSTLDARAEGPRNNGPPSLDHQLSFVSSSSGSEYDSPKVKPSASANAIYSLAIRPLPAVKAQTGEDASENDEESEYMTPSSRPVLPSAAGEAVPRPPLPLSLSPRSVLTEMESESPQMYEAMYNIQAQALTTSGPQQARDSDYSELPPLTCTNGLRDPIGACGEEEEENSYDYPKPHLPANLARRTLSDINPTSSAFSRLSIDSELGAASTVLDPSEAPERPPKPLPRRINSDRRPSPVPPGASPGPSQQISSEIEHLLSQGYSHQDIQKALMIAQNNIEMAKNILREFVSIPSTAHILT